From the genome of Geothrix sp. 21YS21S-4, one region includes:
- a CDS encoding (2Fe-2S)-binding protein, with product MPAYQLTVNGRVRTVDADADTPLLWILRDNLGLTGTKFGCGQGVCGSCVVHLDGKAARSCQTPIKEAAGHSVVTVEGLSKDGSHPVQKAWLAEDVSQCGYCQPGMIMTAAALLKWKARPTDGDIDEAFADHICRCGTYPRVRKAVKRAAGGAK from the coding sequence ATGCCCGCCTACCAGCTGACCGTGAACGGCCGCGTCCGCACCGTGGATGCCGATGCCGACACGCCGCTCCTGTGGATCCTGCGCGACAACCTCGGACTCACCGGCACCAAGTTCGGGTGCGGCCAGGGCGTGTGCGGGTCCTGCGTCGTCCACCTGGACGGCAAGGCGGCGCGCTCCTGCCAGACCCCCATCAAGGAGGCCGCGGGCCATTCGGTGGTGACCGTCGAGGGACTGTCGAAGGACGGCTCCCATCCGGTGCAGAAGGCGTGGCTCGCCGAGGACGTCTCCCAGTGCGGCTACTGCCAGCCGGGAATGATCATGACCGCCGCGGCCCTCCTCAAATGGAAGGCCCGCCCCACCGACGGGGACATCGACGAGGCCTTCGCCGACCACATCTGCCGCTGCGGGACCTATCCCCGCGTCCGGAAGGCCGTGAAGCGCGCCGCGGGAGGTGCCAAGTGA
- a CDS encoding nuclear transport factor 2 family protein, whose protein sequence is MSRRALAPFLAAGIAVLPGRAEAPIESVRRAELAFARMADERGIRPAFLAWLAEDALVFTPRMIGGRDHYGKEPADGGHLAWYPEAMGIAASGELAWSLGPWGYAAGKGKEPLVHGHFLSVWRRRSGAWKVAADIGVPHGAPARSIGPFVPQAAAGKPLSASNALPELRRKEALLAAAWAEKGGAALVPDLAKDARLLRRGSQPLRGEGVAQVLEAEPPARWEPARVEAASSGDLGWTCGELLPPNGPGASFLRVWIREEGVWKVLFDVRVPHQP, encoded by the coding sequence ATGTCGAGGCGCGCGCTGGCACCTTTCCTTGCGGCCGGAATCGCGGTGCTGCCGGGCCGGGCGGAAGCGCCGATCGAATCCGTGCGGCGGGCGGAGCTGGCCTTCGCCCGCATGGCCGACGAGCGGGGCATCCGTCCCGCGTTCCTGGCCTGGCTGGCGGAGGACGCCCTGGTCTTTACGCCGAGGATGATCGGCGGCCGGGACCACTACGGGAAGGAACCGGCCGATGGCGGCCACCTTGCCTGGTACCCGGAGGCCATGGGAATCGCCGCGTCCGGCGAGCTCGCCTGGAGCCTCGGTCCATGGGGCTACGCCGCCGGAAAGGGGAAGGAGCCCCTGGTCCACGGCCATTTCCTGTCGGTGTGGCGCCGCCGGAGCGGCGCGTGGAAGGTGGCGGCGGACATCGGCGTGCCCCACGGCGCTCCCGCGCGGTCCATCGGGCCCTTCGTCCCCCAGGCCGCCGCGGGGAAGCCGCTTTCGGCCTCCAACGCCCTGCCGGAGTTGCGGCGGAAGGAGGCGCTCCTTGCCGCGGCGTGGGCGGAAAAGGGCGGGGCGGCCCTGGTCCCGGATCTCGCGAAGGACGCGCGGCTGCTGCGGCGGGGTTCCCAGCCGCTCCGGGGCGAAGGGGTGGCCCAGGTGCTCGAAGCCGAGCCGCCGGCCCGCTGGGAACCGGCGCGGGTGGAGGCGGCTTCCAGCGGGGACCTGGGTTGGACCTGCGGCGAGCTCCTGCCGCCGAACGGCCCGGGCGCCAGCTTCCTGCGCGTGTGGATCCGCGAGGAAGGGGTGTGGAAGGTCCTGTTCGACGTGCGGGTTCCCCACCAGCCCTAG
- a CDS encoding flagellar biosynthetic protein FliO encodes MVRRVVLILGLLAGLGLSAQGADRPAPAPTPAEKELQAPLTLEDGKPTPGQASEAGPSGLRAFGSLVLVLGLAGASLWALKKYGRGKLPGSGGGKLRVEETLALGDRRYVSILDAEGERFLIGLTPQGISLISRLDPGDRGEPETFDAALSRQVDLGRPVPVKEMEALLKQGGGQ; translated from the coding sequence GTGGTGAGACGGGTGGTGCTGATCCTGGGATTGCTGGCGGGGCTGGGGCTGAGCGCCCAGGGCGCGGACCGGCCCGCCCCGGCGCCGACCCCGGCGGAAAAGGAACTGCAGGCTCCGTTGACGCTGGAGGACGGAAAACCGACTCCGGGGCAGGCCTCTGAAGCCGGGCCTTCCGGATTGCGGGCCTTCGGATCGCTGGTTCTGGTCCTGGGCCTGGCGGGGGCCAGCCTCTGGGCGCTGAAAAAGTACGGCCGGGGCAAGCTCCCGGGCAGCGGCGGCGGCAAGCTGCGGGTGGAGGAGACCCTCGCCCTGGGCGACCGCCGCTACGTGTCGATCCTGGACGCCGAGGGCGAGCGGTTCCTCATCGGGCTCACGCCGCAGGGCATCAGCCTGATCTCGCGGCTGGATCCCGGCGACCGCGGGGAGCCCGAGACCTTCGACGCCGCCCTCTCCCGCCAAGTGGACCTGGGCCGGCCGGTGCCGGTGAAGGAGATGGAAGCGCTGCTCAAGCAGGGCGGTGGCCAGTGA
- the fliP gene encoding flagellar type III secretion system pore protein FliP (The bacterial flagellar biogenesis protein FliP forms a type III secretion system (T3SS)-type pore required for flagellar assembly.), with protein sequence MNRILRWLPAACLLLAGAALCAQPAAPLPSLTVDFGKSPSGPALSSSLQAVMLLTILTLAPTILMTATSFTRIVVVMHFLRQGLGTQQTPSNQVLISLSLVLTFFIMAPTAREINATVLQPLQRNELTTDQALDRTAAPMKVFMLRHTRKKDLALFLRIAKAPAPRTKADVPMECLLPAFLISELKTAFEIGFMIFLPFLVVDMVVASILLSMGMMMLPPVVISLPFKVLLFVLVDGWYLIVGSLVRGYTG encoded by the coding sequence GTGAACCGCATTCTCCGGTGGCTCCCCGCGGCCTGCCTGCTGCTGGCGGGCGCGGCCCTGTGCGCCCAGCCCGCGGCGCCGCTGCCGTCCCTCACCGTCGACTTCGGGAAGTCCCCGTCGGGCCCCGCCCTGAGCTCCAGCCTCCAGGCGGTCATGCTCCTCACCATCCTGACCCTGGCGCCCACCATCCTGATGACCGCCACGAGCTTCACGCGGATCGTGGTGGTGATGCACTTCCTCCGCCAGGGCCTGGGCACCCAGCAGACGCCCTCGAACCAGGTGCTGATCAGCCTGTCGCTGGTGCTCACCTTCTTCATCATGGCGCCCACCGCGCGGGAGATTAACGCGACGGTCCTGCAGCCGCTTCAGCGCAACGAGCTGACCACGGACCAGGCCCTGGATCGCACCGCGGCGCCCATGAAGGTGTTCATGCTGCGCCACACCCGGAAGAAGGATCTGGCGCTGTTCCTGCGGATCGCCAAGGCGCCCGCGCCCCGCACCAAGGCCGACGTGCCCATGGAATGCCTGCTGCCGGCCTTCCTCATCAGCGAGCTGAAGACCGCCTTCGAGATCGGCTTCATGATCTTCCTGCCCTTCCTGGTGGTGGACATGGTGGTGGCCAGCATCCTCCTCAGCATGGGCATGATGATGCTTCCGCCCGTGGTGATCTCGCTGCCCTTCAAGGTGCTGCTGTTCGTGCTCGTGGACGGCTGGTACCTCATCGTAGGGTCGCTCGTGCGGGGGTACACCGGATGA
- the fliQ gene encoding flagellar biosynthesis protein FliQ — protein MNELLIAQLGKEALKTALLVAGPALAVSLVVGLVVSVFQVVTSLQDQTIAFVPKVVAVMAVVALSFPWMLQIMLRFTTRMFTDFNAVVRQLN, from the coding sequence ATGAACGAGCTGCTGATCGCCCAGTTGGGCAAGGAAGCCCTCAAGACGGCGCTGCTGGTGGCGGGACCCGCCCTGGCGGTGTCGCTGGTGGTGGGGCTCGTCGTGTCGGTGTTCCAGGTGGTGACCAGCCTCCAGGACCAGACCATCGCCTTCGTGCCCAAGGTGGTGGCGGTGATGGCGGTGGTGGCGCTCAGCTTCCCCTGGATGCTCCAGATCATGCTCCGCTTCACCACGCGGATGTTCACGGACTTCAACGCCGTGGTCCGGCAGTTGAACTGA
- a CDS encoding flagellar biosynthetic protein FliR — protein sequence MIPSLSGSAIWAFTGAKAALWVLVLTRLTGLLAAFPMLGSEQMPLQVRAALAAMLATVILPVVPVPPTIPTGLPELVGLMTSELAIGLLLGTVVAWILEAVAFAGMLMDTQMGFSFVQFVDPTTSQSASISGSLMTQIAALLVFITGLHHQMILALVDSYRVAPLGQGMPLQAMGLIALLGQLLAKGFQLAFPVLAVLFLLDMILGISGKFMPQLQLLQLSFPLKIALGMVILGLVLRELGPWLVPLLESAPRVALKLLGG from the coding sequence GTGATCCCCTCCCTCTCCGGTTCCGCGATCTGGGCCTTCACGGGCGCCAAGGCGGCGCTGTGGGTGCTGGTCCTCACCCGTCTCACGGGGCTGCTGGCGGCCTTCCCCATGCTGGGCTCCGAGCAGATGCCCCTCCAGGTCCGCGCGGCGCTGGCGGCCATGCTCGCCACGGTGATCCTGCCGGTGGTGCCGGTTCCCCCGACCATTCCGACGGGATTGCCCGAGCTGGTGGGCCTGATGACTTCGGAGCTGGCGATAGGGCTGCTCCTGGGAACGGTGGTGGCCTGGATCCTGGAGGCGGTGGCCTTCGCGGGGATGCTCATGGACACGCAGATGGGCTTCTCCTTCGTCCAGTTCGTGGATCCCACCACCTCCCAGAGCGCCTCGATCTCGGGCTCGCTCATGACCCAGATCGCGGCGCTGCTGGTGTTCATCACGGGGCTGCACCACCAGATGATCCTGGCCCTGGTGGACAGCTACCGCGTGGCGCCGCTGGGGCAGGGCATGCCCCTCCAGGCCATGGGGCTGATCGCGCTGCTGGGGCAGCTCCTGGCCAAGGGCTTCCAGCTGGCCTTCCCCGTGCTGGCAGTGCTGTTCCTCCTCGACATGATCCTGGGCATCTCGGGCAAGTTCATGCCCCAGCTCCAGCTGCTCCAGTTGAGCTTTCCCCTGAAGATCGCCTTGGGGATGGTGATCCTGGGGCTGGTCCTCCGGGAATTGGGCCCCTGGCTGGTGCCGCTGCTGGAATCGGCGCCGCGGGTCGCCCTGAAGCTGCTGGGGGGCTGA
- the flhB gene encoding flagellar biosynthesis protein FlhB produces MANDPGRTERATPRRRNKAREEGSVPRSTDFDGALLLWGNFFLFMGLGGATLALMTKQVAHFLSRAQPGALSEAGRITLLADVLTILGKLVLPFLAVNLGVALITGFAQRGFTFSTKGLEPKFDRLNPAQGFQRIFSSRALVDLLKSVAKFALLAWVSYAVLAPRIPILMATLKLPLGQSMDLFQSAVFALYRNVMLAMLLIAVADFGWQRFSWEKSIRMTKQEVRDEMKDSEGSPEVKQKQKSIMQAAARRRMLAEVPKATVVVTNPTHVAIALRYDAETAAPVCLAKGLDHLALKIREKAKEAGVPILERPELARALYRAVDVNEPIPKDLYQAVAQVLAFVYRLRGAA; encoded by the coding sequence GTGGCCAACGATCCCGGCCGCACCGAGCGCGCCACTCCCCGGCGGCGCAACAAGGCGCGGGAGGAGGGCTCCGTCCCCCGCAGCACGGATTTCGACGGCGCCCTGCTGCTGTGGGGGAACTTCTTCCTGTTCATGGGACTGGGGGGCGCGACCCTGGCCCTGATGACCAAGCAGGTGGCCCATTTCCTGAGCCGCGCCCAGCCCGGCGCGCTTTCCGAAGCCGGCCGGATCACGCTCCTGGCGGACGTGCTGACCATCCTGGGCAAGCTGGTCCTCCCCTTTCTGGCGGTGAACCTGGGGGTGGCCCTCATCACCGGGTTCGCCCAGCGGGGCTTCACCTTCAGCACCAAGGGGCTCGAGCCCAAGTTCGACCGCCTGAACCCCGCCCAGGGCTTCCAGCGGATCTTCTCCTCCCGCGCCCTGGTGGATCTGCTCAAGAGCGTGGCCAAGTTCGCCCTTCTGGCCTGGGTCTCCTACGCCGTGCTGGCCCCGCGGATCCCCATCCTGATGGCCACCCTCAAGCTCCCGCTGGGCCAGTCGATGGACCTGTTCCAGAGCGCGGTGTTCGCCCTCTACCGGAACGTGATGCTGGCCATGCTCCTGATCGCCGTGGCGGATTTCGGATGGCAGCGGTTCTCGTGGGAGAAGAGCATCCGGATGACCAAGCAGGAAGTCCGGGACGAGATGAAGGATTCGGAAGGCAGCCCCGAGGTGAAGCAGAAGCAGAAGTCCATCATGCAGGCGGCGGCCCGGCGGCGGATGCTGGCCGAGGTGCCCAAGGCCACGGTGGTGGTGACGAACCCGACCCACGTGGCCATCGCCCTGCGCTACGACGCCGAGACCGCGGCGCCCGTCTGCCTGGCCAAGGGCCTGGACCACCTCGCGCTCAAGATCCGCGAAAAGGCGAAGGAAGCGGGCGTGCCCATCCTGGAGCGGCCGGAATTGGCCCGGGCCCTCTACCGCGCGGTGGACGTGAACGAGCCCATTCCCAAGGACCTCTACCAGGCCGTGGCCCAGGTGCTGGCCTTCGTCTACCGCCTGCGGGGCGCGGCCTGA
- a CDS encoding response regulator has protein sequence MSPRPIVPPHVPSPSLLLVDDDPVPRETLSTLLMGEGFNVVTAATGEEAERLLRSAKPPFDLVITDLVMPGKSGMDVLRVALNTNPSCTVLLLTGFGSVREATEAMELGAFDFVTKPMQIDQFRNTLRRLMERRALAHERDELREKVRVLTERAERLETTLGRMEILANRITPTEAAAEKPDPLADLERLAALKAKGLLSDEEFEQGKRNLLSRWLA, from the coding sequence TTGAGCCCCCGTCCCATCGTCCCCCCCCACGTCCCGTCCCCGAGCCTCCTGCTGGTGGACGACGATCCCGTGCCCCGGGAGACGCTGTCCACGCTGCTGATGGGCGAGGGATTCAACGTGGTGACCGCCGCCACGGGCGAAGAGGCGGAGCGGCTGCTGCGGTCCGCCAAGCCCCCCTTCGACCTGGTGATCACCGATCTGGTAATGCCGGGCAAATCGGGGATGGACGTCCTGCGCGTGGCGCTCAACACCAATCCGAGCTGCACGGTCCTGCTGCTCACGGGCTTCGGCAGCGTGCGCGAGGCCACGGAGGCCATGGAGCTGGGCGCCTTCGACTTCGTCACCAAGCCGATGCAGATCGACCAGTTCCGCAACACGCTCCGCCGCCTCATGGAGCGCCGGGCCCTGGCCCACGAGCGCGACGAACTACGGGAGAAGGTGCGGGTCCTGACGGAGCGGGCCGAGCGCCTTGAGACGACTCTGGGCCGGATGGAGATCCTGGCGAACCGCATCACGCCCACGGAAGCCGCCGCCGAAAAGCCCGATCCCCTGGCGGACCTGGAGCGGCTGGCGGCGCTCAAGGCCAAGGGGCTCCTGTCGGACGAGGAGTTCGAGCAGGGAAAGCGGAATCTCCTGTCGCGATGGCTGGCATGA
- a CDS encoding tetratricopeptide repeat protein encodes MRLPPAAVLLVAALSLAAQHEAPKAAPPASKGPKRMTDAEIGELAKEALRAEDPAAIRGLLARLKDHTFKSSKVPERELVLYAQGMLEARLGNLSGAAVALRKLERQWPNSPFMGEAQTLLAEEAVDQRRFKEAEGRLHRALASDIPSERKRKAQELLLWTLAEQGRPREGLAIVQSLRPLEGQEKPTEKGLVAITEILALSGERSQTEGSRNSFRNLYPKSPLAPRVELAYGQMLGRAGDAKAAAAVLQKLIKDHGATSQADDARLALANLLTDGSLPEAKDLPSAEALLAEVRKGGRKVPRGLGQIVELRVLTGKQQWEEALDLVDRLDSATQDEPEVKTLWKGAWGAWVAQRLEKGYAGELLARLKPGTYAALEPKARTGVAELLASAGLVETLPALLAEVPAKGRPALRKAVLVKLQPEGHPAAVIKLLPPRGDSPDEALARARAEAAQEHWPQLRAALGGARSGGERVKAVLRLLERPLASGETGAQRLKEAEGWLARAPEKGDTREPLAILVADLRFRNGDPKGALALYPPKPAAADQRGWVALMRAESMLKLGQREEAKALVRGARDEQGFKGQRDALARSLGAY; translated from the coding sequence ATGAGGCTCCCGCCGGCCGCGGTCCTGCTTGTCGCCGCGCTCTCGCTGGCGGCGCAGCACGAGGCTCCCAAGGCCGCGCCCCCGGCCTCCAAGGGCCCCAAGCGGATGACGGATGCCGAGATCGGGGAACTGGCCAAGGAGGCCCTCCGGGCCGAGGATCCCGCGGCCATCCGCGGGCTGCTGGCGCGTCTCAAGGACCACACGTTCAAGTCCAGCAAGGTGCCCGAGCGCGAGCTGGTGCTCTACGCCCAGGGCATGCTGGAGGCCCGGCTGGGCAATCTCAGCGGAGCGGCGGTGGCGCTGCGGAAGCTGGAGCGCCAGTGGCCCAATTCCCCGTTCATGGGGGAGGCCCAGACGCTGCTGGCGGAGGAAGCCGTCGACCAGCGCCGCTTCAAGGAAGCCGAGGGTCGGCTCCACCGCGCCCTCGCGTCCGACATCCCCTCCGAGCGCAAGCGGAAGGCGCAGGAGCTGCTGCTGTGGACCCTCGCGGAGCAGGGCCGCCCCCGGGAAGGGCTGGCCATCGTCCAGTCGCTCCGGCCGCTGGAGGGGCAGGAGAAGCCCACGGAAAAGGGGTTGGTCGCCATCACCGAGATCCTCGCCCTTTCCGGAGAGCGGTCCCAGACCGAAGGCAGCCGCAACTCCTTCCGGAACCTCTATCCCAAGAGCCCCCTGGCCCCGCGCGTGGAACTGGCCTACGGGCAGATGCTGGGGCGCGCCGGGGACGCGAAGGCCGCAGCGGCCGTCCTGCAGAAGCTGATCAAGGATCACGGCGCCACGTCCCAGGCGGACGACGCCCGGCTGGCCCTGGCGAATCTCCTCACGGACGGCAGTCTTCCCGAGGCCAAGGACCTGCCGAGCGCCGAAGCCCTCCTCGCGGAGGTGCGCAAGGGCGGGCGCAAGGTGCCCCGCGGCCTGGGCCAGATCGTGGAACTGCGCGTCCTCACGGGAAAGCAGCAGTGGGAGGAGGCCCTGGACCTGGTGGACCGCCTCGATTCCGCCACCCAGGACGAGCCCGAGGTGAAGACGCTGTGGAAGGGCGCCTGGGGCGCGTGGGTGGCCCAGCGGCTGGAGAAGGGCTATGCCGGCGAACTGCTGGCGCGGCTGAAGCCCGGCACCTACGCGGCGCTGGAACCCAAGGCCCGCACCGGCGTGGCGGAACTGCTGGCTTCGGCCGGGCTGGTGGAGACGCTCCCCGCGCTGCTCGCGGAAGTGCCCGCGAAAGGCCGGCCGGCGCTGCGGAAGGCCGTCCTCGTCAAGCTGCAGCCGGAAGGCCATCCGGCGGCGGTGATCAAGCTGCTGCCGCCTCGGGGCGATTCGCCGGACGAGGCGCTGGCCCGGGCCCGCGCGGAGGCGGCCCAGGAGCATTGGCCCCAGTTGCGGGCGGCCCTGGGCGGAGCGCGATCCGGCGGAGAGCGGGTGAAGGCCGTGCTCCGGCTGCTGGAGCGTCCGTTGGCCTCCGGCGAGACCGGCGCCCAGCGGCTGAAGGAAGCCGAAGGCTGGCTGGCCCGCGCGCCCGAGAAGGGCGACACGCGGGAGCCCCTCGCCATCCTGGTGGCGGACCTGCGGTTCCGGAACGGCGATCCCAAGGGCGCCCTGGCCCTCTACCCCCCCAAGCCCGCCGCGGCGGACCAGCGGGGATGGGTGGCGCTCATGCGCGCCGAGTCGATGCTGAAGCTGGGGCAGCGGGAGGAGGCGAAGGCCCTGGTCCGCGGCGCCCGGGACGAGCAGGGCTTCAAGGGGCAGCGCGATGCCCTCGCCCGGAGTCTCGGCGCCTATTGA
- a CDS encoding peptidylprolyl isomerase — MRRPLIALALSLVALCLQAKPQVKLTTTLGTIVMELEPDAAPKTVENFLRYVKKGQYKGTIFHRVIPGFMIQGGGYVDYLGKKRTDAPIPNEADRALAAGLKNKRGTVAMARTPDPHSAAAEFFINVVDNPALDFKGKANDKTWGYCVFGKVIKGMDVVDRIKAVKTSNKRSDFLNLPVQAIVITDAAQVQ; from the coding sequence ATGCGCCGCCCCCTGATCGCCCTCGCCCTGTCCCTGGTCGCCCTCTGCCTCCAGGCCAAGCCTCAGGTGAAGCTCACCACCACCCTCGGGACCATCGTGATGGAGCTGGAGCCGGACGCGGCGCCCAAGACGGTGGAGAACTTCCTCCGCTACGTGAAGAAGGGCCAGTACAAGGGCACCATCTTCCACCGCGTCATTCCGGGCTTCATGATCCAGGGCGGCGGGTACGTGGATTACCTCGGGAAGAAGCGGACGGACGCACCCATCCCCAATGAGGCCGACCGCGCCCTGGCCGCGGGGCTGAAGAACAAGCGCGGCACCGTGGCCATGGCCCGGACGCCGGACCCGCACAGCGCCGCCGCCGAGTTCTTCATCAACGTGGTGGACAACCCGGCCCTGGATTTCAAGGGCAAGGCCAACGACAAGACCTGGGGCTATTGCGTATTCGGGAAGGTCATCAAGGGCATGGACGTGGTGGACCGGATCAAGGCCGTGAAGACCAGCAACAAGCGGAGCGATTTCCTCAACCTGCCGGTGCAGGCGATCGTGATCACGGACGCCGCGCAGGTCCAATGA
- a CDS encoding lipopolysaccharide kinase InaA family protein produces the protein MIHDPYIILPLPDSWPYDPGRSLRPLGCRINLELPGLGGGWRVCTPGGMPPVGDAVPLEGAHGRGGILRAGDTVMRPYRRGGLLRHINERTYRTHLRFAAEYAVHRGLWEAGFPTVEPLGYAWRPVRFGVEGVMFTRWAEGDSWPRNWEVGVTRTDVLRQAIGALCDWGLWSPDLNATNILFPPDGGILLLDWDRARFEPQPSNGGEDLWPRYRARLERSLRKLGAPAETLAVIGPARRP, from the coding sequence ATGATCCACGACCCCTACATCATTCTTCCCCTCCCCGATTCCTGGCCCTACGATCCCGGCAGGTCCCTCCGCCCGCTCGGTTGCCGCATCAATCTGGAGCTGCCCGGCCTGGGCGGCGGATGGCGCGTCTGCACCCCGGGGGGAATGCCGCCCGTGGGCGACGCGGTTCCCCTGGAGGGCGCCCACGGCCGGGGCGGAATCCTCCGCGCGGGCGACACCGTCATGCGCCCCTACCGCCGCGGCGGGCTGCTGCGCCACATCAACGAGCGCACCTACCGCACCCACCTCCGCTTCGCCGCGGAGTACGCCGTCCACCGCGGGCTGTGGGAAGCGGGCTTCCCCACCGTCGAGCCCCTGGGCTATGCCTGGCGCCCCGTCCGCTTCGGCGTGGAGGGCGTCATGTTCACCCGCTGGGCGGAAGGCGACAGCTGGCCCCGGAACTGGGAGGTGGGCGTGACGCGGACGGATGTCCTCCGCCAGGCGATCGGGGCCCTGTGCGACTGGGGGTTGTGGTCCCCGGACCTGAACGCCACCAACATCCTGTTCCCGCCGGACGGGGGCATCCTGCTGCTGGATTGGGACCGCGCGCGGTTCGAGCCCCAGCCCTCGAACGGCGGCGAGGACCTGTGGCCCCGCTACCGCGCGCGGCTGGAGCGGAGCCTCCGCAAGCTGGGCGCGCCCGCGGAAACCCTCGCGGTCATTGGACCTGCGCGGCGTCCGTGA
- a CDS encoding TIGR03936 family radical SAM-associated protein yields the protein MDECAPHSVFIPAEALARQARLAAALAAMAARGASREPAPLQTLRRILAGEGEDLAACVAALAAAELAEDGLDLAKAGRRDGGDAAAVKAAVAALESPAAKAQARREAHWQLDGRRTSIRLAYAKEAPALDFDDGDLQALFLRALRLEGFSLALDLGKRPRPLLRVELPLPAGAGGRCEWIELVLRVDPPGSAQSFTARLNARLPEGLRVHGWEPHPAYASPLGELAEAFHWSWVCPPERMEAVRSRTEAFLAAPVWLWEKGGKVDGRKQAKQVDLRPLMIGLRWEGNVLLTTTRAAEADAANPLKWHAAILGLEPETLWGLVRVSTDLKPDPRLARAERFEPKLKNMYEDAVLLAGGSNITLVDEDDDEPIRLG from the coding sequence GTGGACGAGTGCGCACCCCATTCCGTTTTCATTCCCGCCGAGGCCCTGGCCCGGCAGGCGCGGCTTGCGGCCGCCCTCGCCGCCATGGCGGCCCGGGGCGCGAGCCGGGAGCCCGCGCCGCTCCAGACGCTGCGGCGGATTTTGGCGGGAGAGGGCGAGGATCTCGCGGCCTGCGTGGCGGCGCTCGCCGCGGCGGAACTCGCCGAAGACGGGCTGGACCTGGCGAAGGCCGGGCGGCGAGATGGCGGCGACGCCGCCGCGGTGAAGGCCGCCGTCGCCGCGTTGGAATCCCCCGCCGCCAAGGCCCAGGCGCGGCGCGAAGCCCATTGGCAGTTGGACGGCCGGCGGACGTCCATCCGTCTGGCCTACGCCAAGGAGGCCCCGGCCCTCGATTTCGACGACGGCGATCTTCAGGCGCTGTTTCTCCGCGCCCTCCGCCTGGAGGGCTTCTCGCTGGCCCTGGACCTCGGGAAGCGCCCCCGTCCCCTGCTCCGGGTGGAACTCCCGCTGCCGGCGGGCGCGGGGGGACGGTGCGAGTGGATCGAACTCGTTCTCCGCGTCGATCCGCCCGGTTCGGCGCAGTCGTTCACGGCCCGGCTGAACGCCCGGTTGCCGGAGGGCCTGCGCGTCCACGGATGGGAACCGCATCCCGCCTATGCTTCTCCTCTCGGCGAGTTGGCGGAGGCGTTCCACTGGTCCTGGGTCTGTCCGCCGGAGCGGATGGAAGCGGTCCGCAGCCGCACGGAGGCCTTTCTCGCCGCGCCGGTCTGGCTGTGGGAAAAGGGAGGAAAGGTCGACGGCCGGAAACAGGCCAAGCAGGTGGACCTGCGTCCCCTGATGATCGGCCTCCGTTGGGAGGGGAACGTCCTTCTCACCACCACCCGGGCGGCGGAAGCCGACGCCGCCAATCCCTTGAAGTGGCACGCGGCCATCCTGGGCCTGGAGCCGGAGACGCTGTGGGGGCTGGTGCGGGTGTCCACGGACCTCAAGCCGGATCCGCGGCTGGCGCGGGCCGAGCGCTTCGAGCCCAAGCTGAAGAACATGTACGAGGACGCCGTGCTGCTCGCCGGGGGCTCGAACATCACCCTCGTGGACGAGGACGACGACGAGCCGATCCGCCTAGGCTGA